CTAAAAACCATTTACCACAAAAcctaaaacactttttttatttgatgaatTAAAGCAGGATGGAAGGGTGTTAAAAATAAAGGTTTCTGATACTCACCCATCCAACCACATGTGAATGAATCATTGTTCCATGGGTTAAAATCAACTTCAGTGTGAGCTCCTCGGAACAGTGCGACTCCTATTCTTGATGAATACTGATGTGTTGTTTCGTCACATCAACAAGAACAACAACTCTTCTCAGTAGGTTCAATGTATCCAGttcatttatttcaaacaaGCTGTGGATAGACATGACTTCGGCTTCACAACATTTAGGTGTATATTGAACCAATGCTCCATAATGTTTTCAGGCGTGATGAATTGTAGCaaagtactttacttgagttagTTGTTGCAGATTATTTGTCACAATTAAAAAAGGACAAGCTTTTAAGACACAATGAAGGAATTTTAGCCTGGACTTAAGTCTTAATTTCTTAAAGTAAAAAATGAACTAAATGCAACAACCCTCCTCGTCCTTGTCTCAATGTAGCAATGTTCAAGTGTTATGACACCATGTTGATTGAAAGGTAGGAATAAGGGTATAATGCCTTTTTATTTTCAAGTCACTCAACAGATTGAGTGTTTTCTTTCTTTGGTCAATGTTAATACCAAAGCTGAGTGAAAACCGAAGTTTTTGATGTGAATGTGCAGAGCGGCAAGACAGGAAACAACGCTTATACAAAATCATTATGAGAGTTGTGTCAGGagtaaatcattttattcatttattaaaATACCAGCCCAATACATCTGCAATCAATTGAGTACAgtgaaaataatacacagggaCCCCAGTAAAACAGCAATAATCTTAAAATTCTTTATTCATAAACTTGATGCAAGTTTACAAATTACTGTACATGGTCAAAATGTCTTCAAATGGAAAATGAAAAATCAAACCAAAGCGAGCCGACGGTGCCAGGCTTGATCAAGTTTTGTCCGTGCCAGAAAATGAATCGAAAGCTGGGACAAAACTATATTTTTAACACAGTCCAGTTAAAGAAGCGTGCAGGTCTATTTACCACGGCATGACTATCAAACTCCAGTCGTCTCTGAATCTCGACACAAGCCCTTCAGACGAGGTCGTAATGAGACCCGATGACGCCTCCCCTCAGCGATTTCAGACATGTAACAAGATGTGTGCTTTCTTTCTTCctgatttttaaatatttagctCGCAATGTGTTAGTTGTTATAATTGACCTCTCCAGGCACATTGTTGCCAGTTgtgcaaacatttgtatcaggAATATGTAAAGATCACACACTGAAATCAAATCTATTTCAGTATTAGTTTGGGATTTAAAAATAAGAACAAGATAGTAAAGTGTGTACTGATGAGCCATTACATGGGATGGTCATCATGCAACTGCAATCCTGTTAAAAGGGCATCTTACTGCAAATGCCATTCATACATTGCTTTAATTAATAGAAACAAGCGGGACATATTATCGTTTACATTTCAGTTTTCAACATCAGATGTGCGAGTAAGCCTTAATGTCAGCTGTACAGAGCAATAATTAAACCAAGAAAATAACTCAAACCATGTACAGATTACCCTCTTAAGTATTGTTTGTTACCTGAGTTGCCATTAAAATATACTTTTGCAGACAGTGTTAACAAATAAACTGCAAAAGAGCAGACCGATTGATAGATACAGTGAGTGTCCTGTAGTATGGGGAACAGCAGTAGTGATGACGTACTGCGGTATATTGCATGGTTAAAGTTTCATACAGAGTTTCAGGTCAGTTCAGAAGGATCCTTCTTGTTACAAACCAAAAGTGACATATTAAGGTACATTGTTGTGGAAAATGGTGGATTTTAAGCTGCTGACAGCAGAGAGGAGATGTAACAAGGAAGCAAATCTAACCTGGGCAGGGGCAAACCTCTACAATCGATGCATGTCAGGAAGATGACACACAAGATGCTAAACTGGGCAGAATTATGGGAGAAAAGAAATCACATTCAAACACCTTTGTGTTATGTGAAGCTATCCCCGTGTGATTCTGCTCAACAAACTGACTGTATTTCCAGCATCAAACCAACCACACGGCCCAGAGGCCAGACCGAGGGTTGCAGGGTCAttgtgttaaaaaaacaaatgaggCAAAAAGAAAAACTCTTCAGCTTCAGTATTAGATCTGTCAAAAGTTCTTATCTTCTTGTGGTAATATATGCTCTTCCAAAGGTATGCAAAGTGCAGACTTTTCCTGTCCGCCTGCCTTGTTGTAAATCAACCACTGCTGGATTTGTTCGCAGACAACAGCTCACCTTAGTCGGACAACATTGCAGCATTTCATTCTGCTTTGTCAGACACTTAACATATTTGTGAAAGAGTTAAAATATACCGGGTGGTAGGTTGCCTCAATTTAagataaaacatttaatttatttattgtctAGGATGCTCAAATCATAAAAACAATGGCTGAATAATATTTCTAAAATGTTTGCAGTTAGGTACCAGTACACACCAAAGAAAGAGAAGGGGAAGAAGTTGTGACCAATAAAAACAGGTGCAGTGAGGGGCCGCATCCAGAGCTTCAGTTTCAATCTCCTGTTAAATTTCCCAGTTGAAGGAAGGCTAACTGACTGATGGTGAAGCCCATTTTGTCAAAGCAGCTAAAGTAAAAGCATTTCCCCTCATCTATAGGGAGaaaagttttgttttttaaagacaAATGAGCATATTTAGAAAACAGGACTAGTGATACCCTCACATCCTCCTCACTCAAACAGAGAGGGGAGACGTGAGGTGATACCAGGATAAAGTCTTTACGGGAGCGAGGCGAAGGAATACATGTCAAATGAGCCAACGAGATGGTGTCCGCGAGAAAGATGATATATCCCCAGTAGAGTCAGAGAGGGGGGGAAATATTCGGAAGAAAACAAGATACTTTGACCCAAAGACATGTTCCCAGTGCATAGCGGTCGTAGCTCCTTATCCATCCTCTTTAGGGGGTGTGTACCAGCCTGTGAATACAGAGAGAGAAACCTCTTTGCAAATGGATCCAAACCACTGTGCGTCTACTGAGGCTCAGACATTTAGGAATAGTTACTCACCATTCTTTTCATGTATCTGCACAAGGGACTTGTACGACTGTTGTGCTCGGGCAAGATTGTACTGGTTCTGAAATAAACAAATAGTGTTCTGTAAGATTTACAGAAATTGTTCCCCATGCAGTAGGGAAAATGTAAATTGCCATCTTTCTTTCCCATAAGTCTTTCGCAGTTTGCTCTTACTAAAACATacttcttctctctggccttctagtcagagcggagcacgactcctgacatttccctgtgttttttatattattgtcttttattgtgattgtagtaatgtgtttttattacatgtacttTGGCTagaccaaaaatcgcttttaaatgtgctgtataaataaaacttgatttgatcagCTCCAATAGAAGCATACAATGGCAAGACGCAAACGTGACCTTTACTCCTCCCAAGTTTTCCTTTGTCAGAAAACAATCTGAAGGAACAACTCATTTCTCTGAATGCAAGACACTTGAAATTAAGTGTAAATAGAACCTAGGATATAACTCTCTTGAATTCTCTACTGAAACCCAACTGCTTCATACAATAAGGCCTCTTAGGGCCCCAGTATGCTTCATAAGCATAGTTTAACCAATTATTGAAAAAGGTATTTATTTAACCCTCTCCCACTACTCTGTTGTCTGTTCTATCAACTAATCGTCATGTGAAGTGTGCGTTACATCGCCGCTCTGACAGCACTTTTTTGCAATGTGTTGCTTTTAGATATGGTCGGATGGTATGACACTGAGACCAGATTAATGACATCATTTACCTTATTGGCTCCAAACTGCACCCTGGCTTTTCCTTTAACCAGTGTGGCATTTATCTGCATGATGACAGATTCTATGGAATAGGCACTGCTCCAgccctgaaaacacacacaaaatacacattAACTGTGCTGTTAAAGGTGAGGGAAAACATGTCATACAAGGCATCACACTTTAACAAACCTGTTTTGTGAGAAGCTCCATGCACAAGGCCCCTCCTCCAAGAACATAACTGAAATCGAGAACAAAAAGAAATTCAGTATAAAATATGAAGAACTTCACAGTCTTGTTACTTCAATCATGAAGCGACAATTTTGTATTTTGAGTGAAATCTTTCATACAGAAGTCAAAATCCACTGATAAAATTGTGCACAACAATTGTGGACAAACTGAGTGAATACTGTCTTCAGAGGGTTTTATATGAAAACTTGGCACTTCACACTCACCCTCCGGAGAGCACGGGTGAAATAACCCGTACAAATGGGGGGTCAAAAGGAAAATTAtcctgaaaaaaacaaacaaaaagcttGAGTCTACAGAAAATTCTTTTATCAAATAAAACAATTGACTAATATTATTAGGAGGACTCACTTTATAAGAGAAATTGAGGAAAATGTAGTCcattccttccttttcttttagGACCTGCAGGTCACTATGTAAAGGACTATCTGGGTCTACCCTGTAATAAAGAACAAGTTAAATATAACCGAAAACACTACACAATATTtgaaaatgttaaaacaaactgaatatgtgaactTACGTCCTCAACTTGACATGCCAATCATAAAGGCTGTCGCCGAATAGCTCGACTGAATAAATACCTGTGAGAAACGTGACACAAACACAGAGCATTACTTCAATCTGGTGCTGACATAATAAAAGGGACCTGTCACTGTGGGGAATGTGTCAATGCAGTCACCTGTCTTGTAACTCTGTGATCTGTAGATCTCCCTGAGTTCCTTCATTAGGCGGTCCGAGGCCTGCACGGAGCCAGACACTGCGCCCTGCAACACAAAGGTTAATCACACAGATGGTCAGACACCTGGGGGAACAGGAAGACGCTTCACCTCCACTGTAAGGCTGAGCAGGGGAACATCAGGGCTATCAGACGGCCTGACTGCCCTGTACATTAATATCAATCAATAGCAGCACGAATAGAGCGTTTTCTACACTTAACAGGACAACCAACTCTGAGTGATAAAAGGTACTAGGCCTTTTTACCATAAGcccacaaaaaaaacatttgatcataaGCAGGCCCATGCAGTAATGATACAACTTATTTTAGGATATTTTACAATATTACCTTTTTGAAATCTGAATAAATTCAGCAATTTAATTCAGTTTAATTTAGGATAATCTCTCCTGCTACAGTGTGGTGTACTGTTCCTATTTTAAGCAGGAATCTTTTGTCCTCTGCATTGTTGGACGATGTTGGGACCCAACTGAACTTTTTTTGCAGGACAGACTAGCTTTTCTTTCTGCTGGAGCCCTCTGCGGCAGCACTGTGTCAGCACTGAGAGGAACGATGAGTCGGCATTTAGGACGCAGCGCTAATGCTGAACTAAACATGGTGAAACTGACAGAAGGactaagaaaaaaaatgtaaaagtatTTTTTATGGCTATTGTACAATCCTATGATACTGTGAAACTATCCAGGAGAAGTGGCAATCAATTTTATTTTTCCGAAAGCTTCCTGGTTGACAAAATATTGAGATTTGCTCAACTCCAGCGCTAACAAATGTTTCATTGAAAGTTTTACCTCATCGTATAAAAACATTTGATACAGAAAGCATGAATTTGACCAACATTCAATATCTTATTCTTCTTATCCCATTTTCATATCTAATAAGGTTGGTATGGTATTTGAAAGGATTTAGATTCACTACTGGATTAAGATTTAATGAAACACTTTCCAGGAGACTCCAGTGTCTTCGTGATGAGTGATTCGGAGGTGGCTGCCAAAAGTTAGCATCCAAAATATGATTTATAGGGGAAAAAAGCTCCTCTACTCAGTTAAAGTCACCAAAACGTAATACAGAAAAACATGACCTGAATGAGAACTTACATTCAAGTGATCCTGTCTCTGGTTTTTACGGATCTTCTCCAAGACggccagattttctttttctatcCCGTCATCTTCTGACTTCTTTCCATCAACTGGCTCCTCTTCCTTCATGTCGTAATGGTCCAGGTCTTGGTCCAGGTCAATGTCCTGCTGTAAATGTATCAATTAtattcagaaatatggaaagaaTTGGACAATAAGCTATAATTAgggatgccagaaactgaccatgatcaaaatcgaaaatcggacagccctggcgaataataatcgatttattagcattagtctatattttcgttgaaactaagccaggaaaaaaaaaatatatatatatataaataaaatcgaattttaaaaataattttcgattatggagactgtaacgaatatttgaataatcgctggcatccctagctATAATACCATGAATTGTTAAGTTGTCATTAATACACATAGATACCTCTCCcatttcttcctcctcttcctcttcagaGGTCACCTCATCTGACGGCCCATGCTGCAATGTGGTAAAACAATGTGAGTTGACATGCAGTGAGTTTTCAAACGCAACAAAGAGACATTGAATTTAAATCTTGCTTTACGTGATTACCTTTCGCTCTTGGGTAATGGGGCCAGCAGGCAGAGGCTGGTCGAGCATTTCTACATCTGGATGCTGTGGCAGGTTGTACAGCCGACAGAGATCACAGATGAGGCGCTTCAACTGCTGAAGGAGCTGCGAGAACAATGAGCAAGATAAGATATCAATCATTGAAGAGAAACTGCAATTGAACAATACTATAAAGGTTGCAGTGTTATAGCAGTAAACAAATGTAAAGCTGGATCCATATCCTCAATCTTACCAATGTACTTCCTTTTCTCACATCCTCTAATCGCTCCAACACTTCAGCCAGACTGGGATCATCAGAGTCAACAAACCATATTGGTGCCGTTGAGGGATAGGATTCCTGCAACAGAAGGATATGAAAATGAAGCTGGTCATGCTTGGATGATAATGGCTACAGATTGTATGTTAGGGTTGTACCAAAtgtctttttttgtattcaaaGTTTCTAAAGAGGATGTTAAATGGagcgaaccgcttcaacacCTGTATTTCGGTTTACTCACAGCATTcgttttgttattctacagttttgttgttttatagttatttgttaatgtatttaacccaatttgtgttctttgaaattgaaaaggatattgcattgtgtttgttactttcgttgcagttgtatgtcttcagtgtaatttggcttggcttcctattttgaaggagagttagcgctgttgacaggaagttgttatttgctatggaaacaacgtgacggagattaacggatatctacatataaagatggagaaagtaaacgataaagtgtatggttaagtgttagtaccccccgaagaggcacaagctcttacgttgatattggagatttcaataaattctaTTTGGCAGCCGCAGTGCAGCTGCCAAAAAAAatcgaatatccgaataacgaaattgaaacccgaatagtactccaacgaatgAATATTCGGGTAGAGCCCTAGAAAAGTGTAACATTACTTTTAAGTCATGGCCCAGGAAACAACCCTGTCACATTCTGAATGACCATATACCCGTATATTTGCACATATTTATACAGCAAGGGTGATGACTTGATATTAAGTAACAAATGGGTATCATGACTCAGGGAGTGTATCATGTAATCTAATGGGATGATGCCAAAGATGGGAAAGATTCCTGGCTTTAACAGACAGATATCATTGGACAAATCAAGCCTTAGAGTACTGTGCATTAGGAGTATGGGTCTATATATCGGAGCTGTCAGAATAATTGTTTGCATATTTATGACTTGTTTGTTTAAGTGAATGCTATTCAACACTTAAGCGAACTCTAGAGATTTAGCATTTAGTAAACCAAATTCAAAAGGAGACACTCGCATAATAATCTTGCCCAATACAACCTGTTAAAATAACGAAGGCAGTGGTTTTCAATGCAACTCCCAGGTATTAACATCCCTGCATGTTTCCCATCTCATGCTCTTCTTATAACAGATACATCAGGTGTGTCCTACCAATAAAGAGCAGGTGATCACACATAATCCAGCTAATCAGATGTGTTAAATGTGCATATTCTAGATTCAGATTTTGATGCTGAATGCACTCTTGAGATTCTGAGATCGAGCCGACGCAAAGAGGGTGAATCAATTTGAGTCTCGACATGACATGGTTATTAAAAAATGTAACAAGCCATGCCTGTGTCACCCAGAATCAAGCAAAAGTGCAAGTGCGTGTGAGAGGAGGATGTGGTCGGGGTGCTGTTTGTAAGAGATCTGCACCACCGGAACAATACAAATACAGGTGCCATGACAAGAGTGAGATGTTTGTGATATCGCCTAGTATATTTTCAGATTACGGTATTTACATTACTCATAATGTATAAAGGAATTTGTAttgaacatttataaaaaataccAGAACTATTTTGTTATCTAAGGTTGACAAAATATAGTTTCAGCCAACCTCACACGTTTAGTTGGTAACAGTATAATTCAGACTCCTTCATATCTACATTTAATCTTTTGCTAAATCATTTGGTGTCCTGATAAAATACAGTAATGTCACAGTTTTATTATAAATTCGCCACAGGGATCCGTCTATTTACTGAAAAAGGAGTTCACTAAACCCCTGTATTTAAGATAAAAATGTATTAACATTACAATCAGTGGTATTGATgttcagataaataaaatatgccttattgatcccaattcggGAATATGTTTCGTCACAGAAGCATGTAGATAAGACTATCAAACTCAAAGAATGTAAGCATTGAATTTCTTTTACATTTGAGTTAGCagaataatttgttttaaaaattcaaataatatCCTCAAGGGACCACCTGAGAACCAAATATACAATCTTTCCTttgatatatacatatatttatttttaaataaatgtttttaagcTTTGGGACAGTGTCCAAATGTTCCTTTTAAAAGAACATATGATTACAATTGGTTTAGGATTACCCTATCTTTGTCCCGCAtgtcattgtttttattgtcttttcGCTCCTACTCTATCTCTGTTAATTTGTATTTGACATTTATcttgtgtttttattattttcatgtaATTGTATTTATCTTTTAGCACGGTCATTCATGTTTGTTGAGCTGTAAAGCCCACTGAGATATACGTGTTTTtgtaatattgggctataagAATAATCTTTATTCGATGTGTGAAAGTCTAAGAAAGACTTAGCTAAATGCCGTGAAATGTAACTAAATACAGTTCAGTAGTTATAAAGTTAACGGCCGTAGTTGCTAGCAGTAACGCAGTTAATTTGGCTAACGAGTCAACGACACAAGCTAGCACTACTTCCAGTGAGCAGCTAGCATTAAGCTACCGCAGCGTCGTTACTGTACGATGTTTGCTGGTTCACTATTTCAAAGTGAATTAAACACTGGGTGCTGTGTTCTGTTTATCTTTTACCAACGGGACGACTAAAATCTTGGCGCAGCAATAAACTAAAACACTTGAATCGTAGTTAGTAAACACGGATCGCTCCCTGGTTTCAGTCGGTAGTGGCTGGTTATCTTGGCCTGGACTCACCGTGATGTTGCAGTGGATGATCAGCAGCTTCTCTCCGGTAACGTTGAATTGGCAACTGAGTTCATCGGGTTTCCAGTCTATTATTCTAAATCGTTCGTGGTTTGGGTCAAAAATGGATTCCAAAAACTTCAATTCGGCCTTCAGACCCGACACCGACATCTTCTACTCATCTCAAACCACCAGGCCGCTGGCAGAGGGGGAAGTCTGGGCGGAATGTGACCGCGCAGTTGAGTCAGTTCTACGGATCTCGCACATTAGCGTGAGAACAACAACAAAGGGCTGGAGGGTGAGGGCTATGGTGCACACTGTCACCGGTTTCTGGCAGTTATGACCCTGCACGACCTCCATTTACTCTATCTCTTTATTATATTGTGTTTTAAGGTGTACTTTTTTGTAATATTATATAACATTATTTAATTTGGCAGTAGTGCTCACGGCCAGCAGGAGCCTAGAAACACAAGATCCAAACATTCTCAAATTATatttaatacaaattaaatatataatagGCTATACAAGCAAACAAAAGCTTGggaattaataaaaaaaggttAGCAACAAAGGAGCCCAAAAACTAGAAagatactactactactaataataataataataatgataataataataatacctctATTTGTATTGCACACCGGTTTCTGACAGTTATGACActgcacaacatttaatatattatgttttattgttttaaagtGTAATTTTGTTTATATTACATAACATGATTTTACTTGGCTGATAACCTGCAGGAGCCTCCAAAAAAACCTTTTCACTTTATACTTAATAAAAATGCAATATATATAATAGGCTATACAAGCAAACAAAAGCATTGAAGTTTAAAAAAACACTGTCTGGGACACTAACATAGGAGTCCAAATACTATAATTAaactaattataataataataatgataataacaaTACCTTTATTTGTATAGTACTTTTCTCTCAATAGAGGTCCACTTTAGTATCTAAAGAATCCAcaataaaatatacaaaataagTTAGCAAACCAACAACTGTTTGTCAATTGCCTATCctacatcagaatcagaaacgggtttattgccaggtaggttcacatatacgaggaatttgactcgatgtcatggtgcatacataaaatataaaacaaaaaatctgTAAGGACACTGTAATCAAATATAGTTAgatagcaataaaataaagcagtaatttgcTTTTTTGACGAGGGAGCAGATGTTCTGCTCCCATTTGAGGTCCTGGGCGATGATGGTGCCCAGGAAGCGGAAAGACTTCACAGCAGTTACTGGGGAGTCACACAGAGTGATGGGGGCGGGTGGGGCTGCGTTCTTCCTGAAGTCCACAACCATCTCCACTGTCTTGAGAGCGTTGACCTCCAGGTGGTTGTCCCTACACCAGGTCACCAGATGGTCCATCTCCCACCTGTAGGCAGACTCGTCCCCACCAGAGATGTGTCCGATGAGGGTGGTGTCCTCTGCGAACTTCAGGAGCTTGACAGACTGGTGACTGGAGGTGCAGCTGttggtgtacagggagaagagcagaggggagaagagcagaggggaaagaacgcagccttgaggggaaCCGGTGCTGATGGTCCGGGGGTCAGAGACGTGTTTCCCCAGCCTCACGTGCTGCTTCCTGTCAGACAGGAAGTCTGTGATCCACCTGCAGGTGGAGTTGGGCATGTGCAGCTGGGAGAGCTTGTCCTGCAGCAGAGCCGGGATGATGGTattgaaggcagagctgaagtccacaaacaggatcctggcataggttcctgctgtgtccaggtgctggaggagaaAGTGAAGGGCCATGTCGACAGCGTCGTCCACAGACCTGTTGGCTCTGTAGACTAACtgcagggggtccaggaggggttCTGTGATGGATTTTATGTGGGACAGGACAAGGCGCTCAAAGGACTTCATAACCACAGAGCTCAGGGCGACGGGTCTGTAATCCTGTGATCCTTGTTTTCTTGGGAACCGGGATGATGGTGGAGGTTTTGAAGCATGCTGAAACGTGGCATGTCTCCAGTGAGGTGTTGAAGATGTCTGTAAACACTGGTGACAGCTGATCAGCACAGAGCTTCAGGGTGGAGGGGGAGACATGAAAAAAATCATCAATAAAATCATCAATAAAATCCCAATTTACTTTTATTTGTTATGCAGATGCCGATTCTATAAACATGATAATCCTAAAATGGCTTAAGGCTAATGGTGACTGCACCCAACGTTCCTGCAGTAGTGTACAGTTTGTTTGTCAATTATTTACAGTAGATTGTGGTTTTTCAACCTTGGGTTCATGACCCCAAGGTTAGTATCCCTGAACATATTAAATATGAAGGGTCATGAATTGATTAACATGACAATAAAGTACTAAATAATATTTTGCTTGTGCTTTCTAGTCTTTATTTTTGAGTTGGATTAATGTATAATTGTACATCTTCAAGTCTTTGAAAAGTATTTGGATAAAACAGTCGGGAGGGAAAAATCTCTCCTTGATCTGGCCATCGAATGTACCTGCATGCAACCTGTAACAAGGGGTAGAAAGTAACTTAGTCTTAAGGCGATGGAGGCAAAAAAGTTGGTAAACACTAGATGAGAGTATCATGTGAAAGCATAATGCTAGTAAATATATAAAGTTTTCCATGAAAAAATTAAATAGTAACTTATATAATCAACAACCTTTATATCGCAGTGTTTCTTTGCTCCCATAATTGTGTATTATTGAATATTTGACAATGCATGGCATGTATATATATGTCTTTATTAATCAAACTTCAAATATGATTAAATGGCAGAATGCTTTCTAGCACATTTTTTGTTTAAGAACATGGGGGCAGCATCTGTGAAAAAATTGTCTGCTCTGTTCAGGTAAAAACAATATGAGTATTTGAAGTTAAATACAATGACTTGACACTAGATGGCACAGCAGATACATGTTGAATTTGTGTTCTTGCACGACTCTATGCATGTGACTACATGCCAGTCAGTCATAACTTTGAAAGACTGGACGTGCAGTCTCACCAATCTTACCATCACCATCTTATTGAACAACTAATACTGTTGAACTGACATTTTGAAGTTGGATTGTCTTTACTGTTGCTGTTGATTTCGGTAAGTGTTAAAATAAATCTCTTTTATGCAGTAAAAACAGCCATGGCATGTGTGCTTCGTGGAAATGTGGTCTGTGCATGTCCTAGTAATGTACTGCATGTGTAAAGTTTAACAGAAGGTCATGCTGGTAAACAGTTACTGCTATCAACTtgtgttttaaaatattttgtattaatgCCTCAAACTGGTATTTAATTGAGACAATTGGGAGTGAAAACATTTCCCTATAAGATAATGTATCAAgggaaaaaaaactattagttTAAGACAAACATCTGATAAAAGCATTTGGACATTGAAAAGCATCCATGCTTACAAATACTAAATTgaggttaaagttaaagtctAACACACTAACTATAGTGTAACTATGTTATTTTGGAGCTTAAACatgttattgactgtaaaaCTTAGATCACAGCAATAGGAATGGAACCTGATAAACAGTTGCTGGTAAACAGTTACTGCTATCAACCATGCTTTCAACTTGTGTTTTAAAATATTGTGTGTTAATGCCTCAAACTGGTATTTAATTGAGACAATTGAGAGTGAAAACATTTCCCTCTAAAATGTAACAGAGAATAAGTGtaaagtcaaatttcagaccttgaaattgtacttaagttccATAGTACTTGAGTAATTTAGGCTACTGAAGTACTTTAGTAATTTACTTATTGTCTGCTTCTGCTTTTCATATTAGTATGAATGTCAACACAAAATATGTTATATTGATGTATAGATATCTATTGACTGGTTTTTGTGCCCTTTTATAGGTTTCAGTGGGACGTCGCGTCAGTAG
This region of Pseudochaenichthys georgianus chromosome 6, fPseGeo1.2, whole genome shotgun sequence genomic DNA includes:
- the LOC117447934 gene encoding ubiquitin-conjugating enzyme E2 Q2-like, which gives rise to MSVSGLKAELKFLESIFDPNHERFRIIDWKPDELSCQFNVTGEKLLIIHCNITESYPSTAPIWFVDSDDPSLAEVLERLEDVRKGSTLLLQQLKRLICDLCRLYNLPQHPDVEMLDQPLPAGPITQERKHGPSDEVTSEEEEEEEMGEQDIDLDQDLDHYDMKEEEPVDGKKSEDDGIEKENLAVLEKIRKNQRQDHLNGAVSGSVQASDRLMKELREIYRSQSYKTGIYSVELFGDSLYDWHVKLRTVDPDSPLHSDLQVLKEKEGMDYIFLNFSYKDNFPFDPPFVRVISPVLSGGYVLGGGALCMELLTKQGWSSAYSIESVIMQINATLVKGKARVQFGANKNQYNLARAQQSYKSLVQIHEKNGWYTPPKEDG